A single window of Hymenobacter sp. APR13 DNA harbors:
- a CDS encoding DUF4834 family protein has product MFIKILLIFLVLALVLRYVLPLLVRHLLVGFLQKQARRHGQQFGGAPFGGAAPPPPPGREAPGQVHIDYVPPTPRRTKDTPTEFKGGEYVDFEEVK; this is encoded by the coding sequence ATGTTCATCAAGATCCTGCTGATTTTTCTGGTTCTGGCGCTGGTGCTGCGCTACGTGCTGCCGCTGCTGGTGCGGCATCTGCTGGTCGGCTTCCTGCAGAAGCAGGCCCGCCGCCACGGCCAGCAGTTCGGGGGCGCGCCCTTCGGCGGTGCCGCCCCGCCGCCGCCGCCCGGCCGCGAAGCTCCCGGCCAGGTGCACATCGACTACGTACCACCCACGCCCCGCCGCACCAAAGACACGCCCACCGAGTTCAAGGGCGGCGAGTACGTGGATTTCGAGGAAGTGAAGTAG
- a CDS encoding FkbM family methyltransferase, translating into MKALRKLLVRTLGFERYIRFVSGVYLRLVGAGWGRQKYPELFFLQQLIKPGFVCLDIGANLGYYSVALSRLVGPEGQVLAVEPIPDFQAIWQDNVKLSGLNNLTLLPYALGSENTTVQMGTPERNGLLHHGMTKVASSNPHEHYARTYEVPMRVPDDLLAHLPRLDFVKCDVEGFEHVVFANMQATLRRFRPLIQTELNGLDNRRAVVATLAELGYKPFVLSARSELVPCTETQLNSAVTADFYFQPA; encoded by the coding sequence ATGAAAGCACTCCGCAAACTTCTGGTCCGCACGCTTGGCTTCGAGCGCTACATTCGTTTCGTGAGCGGCGTGTACCTGCGGCTGGTGGGCGCGGGCTGGGGCCGGCAGAAATATCCGGAGCTGTTTTTCCTGCAGCAGCTCATCAAGCCCGGCTTTGTGTGCCTGGATATCGGCGCGAATCTGGGCTACTACTCGGTGGCGCTGTCGAGGTTGGTGGGGCCCGAAGGGCAGGTGCTGGCCGTGGAGCCGATTCCGGATTTCCAGGCCATCTGGCAGGATAACGTGAAGCTCAGCGGCCTCAACAACCTCACGCTGCTGCCCTATGCGCTGGGCAGCGAGAACACCACCGTGCAGATGGGCACGCCCGAGCGCAACGGCCTGCTGCACCACGGCATGACCAAAGTAGCGTCCAGCAACCCCCATGAGCACTACGCCCGCACCTACGAGGTGCCCATGCGCGTGCCCGACGACCTGCTGGCCCACCTGCCGCGCCTCGACTTTGTGAAGTGCGATGTGGAAGGCTTCGAGCACGTGGTGTTCGCTAACATGCAGGCCACGTTGCGCCGCTTCCGGCCCCTCATCCAGACCGAGCTCAACGGCCTCGACAACCGCCGGGCCGTGGTGGCTACTCTGGCCGAGCTGGGCTATAAACCCTTTGTGCTGTCGGCGCGTTCTGAGTTGGTGCCGTGCACCGAAACCCAGCTCAACAGCGCCGTCACGGCCGATTTCTACTTTCAACCCGCCTGA
- a CDS encoding glycoside hydrolase family 65 protein, producing MLRNPLLTLPAALLALLLIKPPQTVAQTPAAPAADPWRVTASAIDPRSYYGATVANGMLGIVSSAEPFQVKSVVLAGAYDQYGRGRVSNFLNSFNLLNMYLEVDGRRLSGRDATNFRQELDMRHASLTTTFDYADKATIKYTYYALRQLPYTVLLDVSVTAKKDVSMAAASVMDAPDALRDVQNYYNEIDRPHATLSLLTSSAKSSTGRLQLCASTSFLFGEPHGQEPRVIHEMWDSNQHLMKFSKQLKAGQTYAYAVAGSSITSAHHQDPLNEAERLTIFARLEGRERLLAFHNKAWDELWQSDIQIAGDAQAQQDVHSMMYHLYSFSRAGTDYSPSPMGLSGLGYNGHVFWDSDLWMFPALLVLHPDIAKSLVEYRFRRLEVARRNAFAHGYQGAMYPWESADTGVEETPVWALSGPFEHHITADVALAAWQYYCVTQDKAWLREKGWPILQATADFWASRVERNGPGHYDIKNVVAADEWAENVDNNAFTNAAARVNLQNAAAAAKLLNLPANPDWQLVARNIPILQFPDGVTREHATYNGEGIKQGDVNLLAYPLGVITAPVQVRKDLEYYETRVPNEGTPAMTQAIFALLHARLGNADKARLFFQDAYVPNLLPPFRVIAETKGGTNPYFATGAGGVLQAVLMGFGGLNITPAGITQSKTTLPTGWQSVKITGVGGQNKTYTTNR from the coding sequence ATGCTTCGAAATCCGCTCCTGACACTTCCGGCAGCGCTGCTGGCGCTCTTGCTGATAAAGCCGCCGCAAACCGTCGCCCAAACACCCGCGGCACCCGCAGCCGACCCTTGGCGCGTTACGGCCTCTGCCATCGACCCGCGTAGCTACTATGGGGCCACCGTGGCCAACGGCATGCTGGGCATTGTGTCGTCGGCGGAGCCGTTTCAGGTGAAGAGCGTGGTGCTGGCCGGTGCCTACGACCAGTACGGCCGGGGCCGGGTGAGCAACTTTCTTAACAGCTTCAACCTGCTGAACATGTACCTGGAGGTGGATGGCCGCCGCCTCTCGGGCCGCGACGCCACCAACTTCCGGCAGGAGCTGGACATGCGCCATGCCTCCCTTACCACCACCTTCGACTACGCCGACAAAGCCACCATCAAGTACACCTACTATGCTCTGCGCCAGCTGCCCTACACCGTGCTGCTCGACGTATCGGTGACAGCTAAAAAAGACGTGAGCATGGCGGCGGCCAGCGTGATGGATGCGCCCGACGCCCTACGCGACGTGCAGAACTACTACAATGAAATCGACCGGCCGCACGCCACGCTGAGCTTGCTCACGTCGTCGGCCAAGAGCAGCACGGGGCGGCTGCAGCTGTGCGCATCTACCAGCTTTCTGTTTGGCGAGCCACACGGGCAGGAGCCGCGCGTCATCCACGAAATGTGGGACAGCAACCAGCACCTGATGAAGTTCAGCAAGCAGCTGAAGGCCGGCCAGACATACGCCTACGCCGTGGCGGGCTCCAGCATCACCTCGGCCCACCACCAGGACCCGCTCAACGAGGCCGAGCGGCTCACCATTTTCGCCCGCCTGGAAGGCCGCGAGCGGCTGCTGGCCTTCCACAACAAAGCCTGGGACGAACTATGGCAGAGCGACATTCAGATTGCCGGCGACGCCCAGGCCCAGCAGGATGTGCACAGCATGATGTACCACCTCTACAGCTTCTCGCGGGCCGGCACCGACTACTCGCCCTCGCCGATGGGCCTTTCGGGGCTGGGCTACAACGGCCACGTGTTCTGGGATTCTGACCTGTGGATGTTCCCGGCACTGCTGGTGCTGCACCCTGACATTGCCAAATCACTAGTGGAATACCGCTTCCGGCGCCTTGAGGTGGCCCGGCGCAATGCCTTTGCCCACGGCTACCAGGGCGCCATGTACCCTTGGGAAAGCGCCGATACGGGCGTGGAGGAAACCCCGGTTTGGGCCCTAAGCGGCCCATTCGAGCACCACATTACCGCTGATGTGGCCCTGGCGGCCTGGCAATACTACTGCGTGACGCAGGATAAGGCGTGGCTGCGTGAAAAAGGCTGGCCCATCCTGCAAGCCACCGCCGACTTCTGGGCCAGCCGCGTGGAGCGCAACGGCCCCGGTCACTACGATATCAAGAACGTGGTGGCGGCCGACGAGTGGGCCGAAAACGTGGACAACAACGCCTTCACCAACGCCGCCGCCCGCGTAAATCTGCAAAACGCCGCCGCCGCCGCCAAGCTGCTCAACCTGCCCGCCAACCCCGACTGGCAGCTGGTGGCCCGCAACATCCCGATTCTGCAGTTCCCCGACGGCGTCACGCGGGAGCACGCCACCTACAACGGTGAGGGCATCAAGCAGGGCGACGTGAACCTGCTGGCTTACCCGCTGGGCGTCATTACGGCCCCGGTCCAGGTGCGCAAGGACCTGGAATACTACGAAACCCGCGTCCCGAACGAAGGCACGCCCGCCATGACGCAGGCTATCTTCGCGCTGCTGCACGCCCGTCTCGGCAACGCCGACAAGGCCCGGCTGTTCTTCCAGGATGCCTACGTGCCCAACCTGCTGCCGCCGTTCCGCGTCATCGCCGAAACTAAAGGCGGCACCAATCCTTACTTCGCCACCGGCGCGGGCGGCGTGCTGCAGGCAGTGCTCATGGGCTTTGGCGGGCTGAATATCACGCCCGCCGGCATCACGCAAAGCAAAACCACGCTGCCCACCGGCTGGCAATCGGTGAAGATTACCGGCGTGGGCGGGCAGAACAAAACCTACACGACAAACCGCTGA
- a CDS encoding RagB/SusD family nutrient uptake outer membrane protein, whose protein sequence is MIKNRIVGTMAVLALLQGANSCSLDEEFEGNPRPDQLPQGEASALLSGVYNSLRDPIQGCVNVYALEEVSTDEVIMPTRGPDWDDNGKWRALYLHSWDPNNERVRETFTALNRAVYASTDILQFNPTVQQAAEARMLRAWAMFWELDLYNQVLYRDPGEKATKPARVRVGTEALTYIISEITAIRADLPDGPAGRANKDAARALLMKCYLNKGAYANRKSPTFDVADMNQVVRLADEIIATNRYSFTANYFDNFAPNNSAIGRENIFTQENTYGNAGPVRDYWKFVSHYNLIPVNGYNGPATTAETYDRYEAADKRRGVAYRDATASTTNSANPGNRINVGYLAGQQYSLRDDAVLKDRAGANLIFTKDINLFETGRDLEVKGIRPLKYPVDYASEEKGGNGAENDHVSFRLADVLLMKAEAIMRGGTATSTGPYGATALALVNYIRTHPSRGASALPSLSLDVLLDERGRELYNEQWRRQDLIRFGKFLLPRKDKPQSPDKCLLYPIPSTQVSVNPLLTQNPGY, encoded by the coding sequence ATGATCAAGAACAGAATTGTAGGCACGATGGCCGTTCTGGCCCTGCTGCAAGGCGCGAACAGCTGTTCGCTGGACGAAGAATTTGAGGGCAACCCCCGGCCTGATCAGCTTCCGCAGGGCGAGGCCTCTGCGCTGCTGTCTGGGGTGTACAACTCGCTGCGCGACCCCATTCAAGGCTGCGTGAACGTGTACGCGTTGGAGGAAGTATCCACCGACGAGGTGATTATGCCCACCCGCGGGCCGGACTGGGACGACAACGGCAAGTGGCGGGCGCTGTACTTGCACAGCTGGGACCCCAACAACGAGCGGGTGCGCGAAACCTTCACGGCCCTGAACCGGGCAGTGTATGCTTCCACCGACATTCTGCAGTTCAACCCCACGGTGCAGCAGGCCGCCGAGGCCCGGATGCTGCGTGCCTGGGCCATGTTCTGGGAACTAGACCTCTACAACCAAGTCCTGTACCGCGACCCTGGCGAAAAGGCCACCAAGCCTGCTCGCGTGCGGGTAGGCACGGAGGCGTTGACCTACATCATCAGCGAGATAACTGCCATTCGGGCCGACCTGCCCGACGGGCCAGCTGGTCGGGCCAACAAGGATGCTGCCCGGGCTTTGCTCATGAAGTGCTACCTCAACAAGGGGGCTTATGCCAATCGCAAATCCCCCACATTCGATGTAGCTGATATGAACCAGGTAGTCCGGCTGGCTGATGAAATCATTGCCACCAACCGGTACTCTTTCACGGCCAATTATTTCGACAATTTTGCGCCTAACAATAGCGCCATTGGCCGGGAAAACATCTTCACACAGGAAAATACCTACGGCAATGCCGGCCCCGTGCGCGACTACTGGAAGTTTGTGTCACATTACAACCTGATACCCGTTAACGGCTACAATGGTCCCGCCACTACGGCCGAAACCTATGACCGGTATGAGGCAGCCGACAAGCGTAGAGGCGTAGCCTACCGGGATGCCACAGCGTCCACGACCAACTCGGCCAATCCGGGCAACCGCATCAATGTAGGCTATCTGGCCGGCCAGCAATATAGCCTCCGCGACGACGCGGTGCTGAAAGACCGGGCCGGAGCCAATCTGATTTTCACCAAGGACATCAACCTGTTTGAAACCGGCCGTGACCTGGAAGTGAAAGGCATCCGGCCCCTGAAGTATCCGGTGGACTACGCCAGCGAGGAAAAAGGTGGTAACGGAGCCGAAAACGACCATGTAAGCTTTCGGTTGGCCGATGTGCTGCTGATGAAGGCCGAAGCTATCATGCGCGGCGGTACGGCCACCAGCACCGGTCCTTACGGGGCTACGGCCCTGGCGCTGGTGAACTATATCCGTACGCACCCGTCGCGCGGAGCCAGCGCCTTGCCTAGCCTTAGCTTGGACGTGCTGCTGGATGAGCGCGGCCGTGAACTCTACAACGAGCAATGGCGCCGCCAGGACCTGATTCGGTTCGGCAAGTTTCTGCTGCCCCGCAAAGACAAGCCGCAGAGCCCGGATAAGTGTCTGTTGTATCCCATTCCTTCAACCCAAGTCAGCGTTAACCCGCTGCTCACCCAGAACCCGGGCTATTAG
- a CDS encoding SusC/RagA family TonB-linked outer membrane protein produces the protein MSHNWYKQYNSEAQPAALAGLRHPAGFRLLLLSILLVLLPLLSQAQNRAISGRVLDAQSNPLPGVTVVVTGTTIGTSTGADGRFELQAPPTATTLNISYVGYSAQQISITDKTAVLVTLREDAQALGDVVVVGYGTARKQDLTGAVSVVGEKEFNKGTYTSPEQLIQGRTSGVQITNASGQPGGAATVKIRGSSAVTGTGQPLYVVDGVPLDGRSARPGLVAANDFGAGTDSNPLNFLNPNDIESLTVLKDASATAIYGSRAAYGVVLINTKRGKTGAPKLDVSLSTGVSSIMRRMDFLDAGQYRQALDYYGISRATGDKGADVDALDAILRERKLGQVQNYSVAMSGGGETGRYRLSLGYLDQDGIIRKTGFKKYSANLSTNLQFLESKKLGVDVNISTSQFREQLAPITNDAGYRGSLIGQALQWNPTEALRNPDGSLFIKAGDVVNPLAAQELYDDNSRVSTILASASPYYKFTDWLEYRLLYSINYSTGERRTSIGRDFINFEDIANKGLATIGNNELITRQVVNTLSYNRSLLASLNLNGVVGYEYTTFANSGSSVTGYGQQGIPGGFGAYGLDYTNYLQFTNPLTRRVSSFIDPSTALQSVFGRAILNYKERYLVTATLRADGSSKFGKNQRYGYFPSFSVAWDVSQEEFFKSDKLNQFKLRAGYGRTGNQEFPAGVAQDRFEFSNNGSGGISKVNDGNDELKWQSDTQFNGGVDLGFLDNRFTATADYFYKTTTDLLFPQTPFDPAPPGTAVQWVNLPGKIINKGVEVALGSSIINTERVEVGLNVNATFIRNNVTDLPRVIPTGAINGQGLSGVQAQVIQSGYPINTFYLQEFQGINEQGQSVYANNGALAYAGSPNPKTLLGLNLNTRFQKLSFVANMTGVFGQMIYNNTLNAVGNVGQIGASKNIALVTFENPVKESTGNPSAASTRYLEKGDFLKLSNATLSYAIGNLGNTFKGGSVYLTGQNLFVITDYTGADPEINTNKSVNGVPSAGIDYIGYPSARTFTLGINFSL, from the coding sequence ATGAGCCATAACTGGTACAAACAGTACAACTCGGAAGCGCAGCCGGCCGCCTTGGCGGGGCTACGGCATCCTGCGGGCTTTCGGCTGCTGCTGCTCAGTATTCTGCTGGTGCTGCTGCCGCTGCTGAGCCAGGCCCAGAACCGCGCCATTTCGGGCCGGGTGCTGGATGCGCAGTCCAACCCGCTGCCGGGCGTGACGGTGGTGGTAACCGGTACCACCATCGGCACCAGCACCGGCGCCGATGGCCGGTTTGAGCTGCAGGCGCCCCCAACGGCTACTACGCTCAATATTTCCTACGTGGGCTACTCTGCCCAGCAGATCAGCATCACCGATAAAACGGCAGTGTTGGTAACTCTCCGTGAGGATGCTCAGGCCCTTGGTGACGTAGTGGTAGTGGGCTATGGTACGGCTCGCAAGCAGGACCTAACGGGTGCCGTGTCGGTGGTAGGCGAAAAGGAATTCAACAAAGGGACCTATACCTCGCCAGAGCAGTTGATCCAGGGCCGCACTTCGGGTGTGCAGATCACTAATGCCAGCGGCCAACCGGGTGGGGCGGCTACCGTCAAGATTCGGGGTAGCTCGGCCGTGACGGGTACTGGCCAGCCGCTGTACGTAGTGGATGGCGTGCCGCTCGACGGCCGCTCGGCTCGCCCTGGGCTGGTTGCTGCCAACGACTTCGGGGCCGGTACTGATAGCAACCCGTTGAACTTTCTCAACCCTAACGATATCGAATCGTTGACAGTGCTCAAAGATGCCTCGGCCACGGCCATTTATGGCTCGCGGGCTGCTTATGGTGTAGTTCTGATCAATACCAAGCGTGGCAAGACCGGTGCCCCCAAGCTGGATGTGTCACTCTCCACCGGTGTTTCGTCAATTATGCGCCGCATGGATTTCCTAGATGCCGGCCAGTACCGGCAGGCTCTCGATTACTACGGCATTTCCAGAGCTACCGGCGACAAAGGAGCGGATGTAGATGCCTTGGATGCCATACTGCGGGAGCGGAAGCTGGGGCAAGTGCAGAACTACAGCGTAGCTATGAGCGGCGGCGGCGAAACGGGCCGCTACCGCCTGTCGCTGGGCTACCTCGACCAGGACGGCATCATTCGCAAAACCGGCTTCAAGAAGTACAGCGCCAACCTCTCCACCAACTTACAGTTTCTGGAAAGCAAAAAGCTGGGCGTCGACGTGAATATCTCGACCAGCCAGTTTCGCGAGCAGTTGGCACCCATTACCAACGATGCCGGTTACCGCGGTAGCCTTATCGGGCAGGCCCTGCAGTGGAACCCCACCGAGGCGCTACGCAACCCCGATGGCTCGTTGTTCATCAAGGCGGGCGACGTGGTGAACCCCTTGGCCGCGCAGGAGCTATACGACGACAACTCGCGTGTATCCACAATTCTGGCCAGCGCCTCGCCTTACTACAAATTCACCGATTGGCTGGAGTACCGCTTGCTCTACAGCATTAACTACAGCACCGGCGAGCGGCGCACCTCCATCGGCAGAGACTTCATCAACTTCGAGGATATAGCCAACAAAGGCCTAGCTACTATTGGCAACAATGAGCTGATTACACGTCAAGTAGTGAATACTCTGTCCTATAATCGGAGCCTGCTGGCGAGCCTGAATCTGAATGGCGTGGTGGGCTACGAGTACACGACGTTCGCTAATTCTGGCTCCAGCGTCACGGGCTACGGCCAGCAGGGCATCCCGGGCGGCTTCGGCGCTTACGGGCTGGACTACACCAACTATCTTCAGTTCACCAACCCGCTCACGCGCCGTGTGTCCTCATTCATTGACCCGTCCACGGCGCTGCAGTCGGTGTTTGGCCGGGCCATCCTCAACTACAAGGAGCGCTACCTCGTGACGGCCACGCTGCGAGCCGACGGCAGCAGCAAGTTTGGCAAAAACCAGCGCTACGGCTACTTTCCTTCGTTCTCGGTAGCCTGGGATGTGAGCCAGGAAGAGTTTTTCAAATCGGACAAGCTCAACCAGTTCAAGCTCCGGGCCGGCTACGGCCGCACCGGCAACCAGGAGTTTCCGGCCGGAGTAGCCCAGGACCGGTTTGAGTTCAGCAACAACGGCAGCGGTGGCATCAGCAAGGTGAATGACGGCAACGACGAGCTGAAGTGGCAGTCGGATACGCAGTTCAACGGCGGCGTAGACCTGGGCTTCCTCGACAACCGGTTCACGGCTACGGCCGACTATTTCTACAAAACCACTACCGACCTACTGTTTCCGCAAACGCCCTTCGACCCGGCTCCTCCCGGTACGGCAGTGCAATGGGTGAACCTGCCCGGCAAGATCATCAACAAAGGCGTGGAAGTAGCCTTGGGCTCCAGCATTATCAATACCGAGCGAGTAGAGGTGGGCCTCAATGTCAATGCCACATTCATCCGCAACAATGTCACGGATCTGCCGCGCGTCATTCCTACCGGCGCCATCAACGGCCAGGGACTGTCCGGCGTGCAGGCCCAGGTAATTCAGAGCGGCTACCCCATCAATACGTTCTACCTGCAGGAGTTTCAGGGAATCAACGAGCAAGGCCAGTCGGTGTATGCCAACAACGGGGCGCTGGCATATGCGGGCAGCCCTAACCCCAAAACGTTGCTTGGCCTGAACCTGAACACGCGGTTTCAGAAGCTGTCCTTCGTGGCCAACATGACGGGCGTATTCGGCCAGATGATCTACAACAACACGCTCAACGCTGTTGGCAATGTTGGCCAGATCGGGGCCAGCAAAAACATTGCGCTGGTGACGTTTGAAAACCCGGTGAAGGAGTCGACCGGCAACCCCTCTGCCGCCTCTACGCGCTACCTGGAAAAGGGCGATTTCCTGAAGCTGTCCAACGCTACGCTCTCGTACGCCATTGGTAACCTGGGAAATACATTTAAAGGCGGCAGCGTGTACCTGACAGGTCAGAACCTGTTTGTCATTACGGATTATACCGGGGCCGATCCGGAGATCAACACCAACAAATCCGTAAACGGCGTGCCATCGGCTGGCATCGACTACATCGGCTACCCGAGTGCCCGCACCTTCACGCTGGGTATCAATTTTTCTCTCTAA
- a CDS encoding glycoside hydrolase family 32 protein: protein MKSILSCALVLLGTLPCAAQTPAPDPYRPVYHFTAPKNWINDANGLIYSNGQYQLFYQYNPYSADPGHLSWGHATSPDLLRWTPQPVALTEYKNPDGSNTMIFSGSAVADKDNTSGLFPKGQTDGLVAFYTGHVERPGVVLRQHQNIAYSLDHGQTWQRYAQNPVLDIDSKEFRDPKVFWYAPQQKWVMATVKADRQEVYLYESKNLKNWTFLSRWGRAGNTVREWECPDLFELPVPGGGTKWVLLISAGNPTEQFRGQQYFLGSFDGRKFTPDQPYEEPSYLDFGKDFFAGVTFNDAPGNRRILVGWTNDWAYARDVPTGTEWRGNFAVPRELSLRRTAQGLALVQQPVPELRKIGKEALALKNQALKPGAAAYELPFKGESYDLELTLKPGAAKVLTLNVLQSETERTTLRYDVARQELTLDRTQSGNVAFHPLFASSLESARVPLRDGQLQLRLLVDRSVVEVFAQDGEVTLTDLVFPRQHAGRITLSTDGGPAQITALRLTDLRQPLVP from the coding sequence ATGAAATCCATTCTCTCCTGCGCTCTGGTTCTGCTCGGCACGCTTCCGTGTGCGGCCCAAACCCCTGCGCCCGACCCTTACCGGCCGGTGTACCACTTCACGGCCCCAAAAAACTGGATCAATGATGCCAATGGCCTGATCTACAGCAACGGGCAGTACCAGCTATTCTACCAGTACAACCCCTACAGCGCCGACCCCGGCCACCTCAGCTGGGGTCACGCCACCAGCCCCGACCTGCTGCGCTGGACGCCCCAGCCCGTGGCCCTCACCGAGTATAAGAACCCCGACGGCAGCAACACCATGATTTTCTCGGGCAGCGCCGTAGCCGACAAGGACAACACCTCCGGCCTGTTCCCGAAAGGCCAGACCGACGGCTTGGTGGCCTTCTACACCGGCCACGTGGAGCGGCCGGGCGTGGTGCTACGCCAGCACCAGAACATAGCCTACAGCCTCGACCACGGCCAGACCTGGCAGCGCTACGCCCAGAACCCCGTGCTCGATATCGACAGCAAGGAGTTCCGCGACCCCAAGGTGTTCTGGTATGCGCCGCAGCAGAAATGGGTGATGGCCACCGTGAAGGCCGACCGCCAGGAGGTGTACCTCTACGAGTCGAAAAACCTGAAGAACTGGACCTTCCTGAGCCGCTGGGGCCGGGCCGGCAATACGGTGCGCGAGTGGGAGTGCCCCGACCTGTTTGAGCTGCCCGTGCCCGGTGGCGGCACCAAGTGGGTGCTGCTGATTTCGGCCGGCAACCCCACCGAGCAGTTCCGGGGCCAGCAGTATTTCCTGGGCAGCTTCGATGGCCGGAAATTCACGCCCGACCAGCCCTACGAGGAGCCTAGCTACCTCGATTTCGGCAAGGATTTCTTTGCCGGCGTGACCTTCAACGACGCGCCCGGCAACCGCCGCATTCTGGTGGGCTGGACCAACGACTGGGCCTACGCCCGCGACGTGCCTACCGGCACCGAGTGGCGCGGCAACTTTGCGGTGCCCCGTGAGCTGAGCTTGCGCCGTACCGCCCAGGGCCTGGCGCTGGTGCAGCAGCCGGTGCCGGAGCTGCGCAAAATCGGCAAGGAAGCCCTGGCCCTGAAAAACCAGGCCCTCAAGCCCGGCGCGGCCGCCTACGAGCTGCCGTTCAAGGGCGAGTCCTACGACCTGGAGCTGACGCTGAAGCCCGGTGCGGCCAAGGTGCTGACCCTAAATGTACTGCAAAGTGAAACCGAGCGCACTACGCTTCGCTACGACGTAGCGCGCCAGGAACTGACGCTGGACCGCACCCAATCGGGCAATGTTGCCTTTCACCCCTTGTTCGCCAGCAGCCTTGAATCGGCGCGCGTGCCCCTGCGCGACGGGCAGCTGCAACTGCGGCTGCTGGTGGACAGGTCGGTGGTGGAGGTATTTGCCCAGGATGGCGAAGTCACGCTCACCGACCTGGTGTTTCCGCGCCAGCACGCCGGCCGCATCACGCTCAGCACCGACGGTGGCCCGGCTCAGATAACCGCCCTGCGCCTCACCGACCTCCGCCAGCCCCTTGTGCCTTAG
- a CDS encoding carbohydrate kinase family protein, with translation MAITCFGEMLWDILPTGKQPGGAPLNVAVHLHNFGLEAQLISRLGHDELGAELREFVEGKGLSTRYVQQGETHLTGVVKANVSNNQEVTYKIVQPVAWDYIQYAPDLSALVEASEVFVYGSLAARSSGTRETLYRLLQQARLKVFDVNLRAPHYSRDVVTYLLRQADLVKLNHHELAEIMGWFGASAAEETALEWLAARFQLEAVCVTKGADGAVLWTGGQLYRSPGIAVQVQDTIGSGDAFLAALIRGWRGRQAPAEYLAFACAAGSLVASCRGATPAISESQVRSLLNAAPAV, from the coding sequence ATGGCTATTACCTGCTTTGGAGAGATGCTGTGGGACATTCTGCCTACGGGAAAACAGCCGGGCGGGGCCCCGCTGAACGTGGCGGTGCACCTGCACAACTTCGGCCTGGAGGCCCAGCTCATCAGCCGGTTGGGCCACGACGAGCTGGGGGCGGAGCTGCGCGAGTTTGTGGAAGGCAAGGGCCTGAGCACCCGCTACGTGCAGCAGGGTGAAACCCACCTGACGGGCGTGGTGAAGGCCAACGTGAGCAACAACCAGGAAGTGACCTACAAGATTGTGCAGCCCGTGGCCTGGGACTACATCCAGTACGCGCCCGACCTGAGCGCGCTGGTGGAGGCCTCGGAGGTGTTCGTGTACGGCAGCCTGGCCGCTCGCAGCTCCGGCACCCGCGAAACGCTGTACCGGCTGCTGCAGCAGGCCCGCCTGAAGGTGTTCGACGTGAACCTGCGCGCCCCGCACTACTCCCGCGATGTGGTGACCTACCTGCTGCGCCAGGCCGATCTGGTGAAGCTCAACCACCACGAGCTGGCCGAAATTATGGGCTGGTTTGGGGCCAGCGCCGCCGAAGAAACCGCCCTGGAATGGCTGGCAGCCCGCTTTCAGCTGGAAGCCGTGTGCGTGACCAAAGGCGCCGACGGCGCCGTGCTCTGGACCGGCGGCCAGCTCTACCGCAGCCCCGGCATTGCGGTGCAGGTGCAGGATACCATCGGGAGCGGCGACGCCTTTCTGGCGGCTCTCATCCGGGGCTGGCGCGGCCGGCAGGCCCCGGCCGAATACCTGGCCTTTGCCTGCGCGGCCGGCTCGCTGGTGGCCAGCTGCCGCGGCGCCACGCCCGCCATTTCCGAAAGCCAGGTGCGCAGCCTGCTGAATGCCGCGCCGGCCGTCTGA